Proteins co-encoded in one Natronorubrum daqingense genomic window:
- a CDS encoding replication factor A (Replication protein A protects and stabilize the intermediate ssDNA that is generated by the unwinding action of a DNA helicase at the replication fork. In addition, SSBs prevent the formation of secondary structures by single-stranded template DNA.), with the protein MSDVRQHADDIHEQFSDHIDVSVDDVEERLATLVDEYKVPIDEARRSVTNHYLEEAGLEREDISRGGSEAVNVEDVDEPEEWIDLTAKVIELWDPRSDSVAQVGLLGDPTGTIKFTKWAKSDLPALEEGGVYDLRNVVTDEYQGRYSVKLNSTTVIEERDEEIEVGDDTSEIEGALVDMQSGSGLIKRCPKEDCTRVLQNGRCNEHGEVEGEFDLRIKAVVDDGLDAHEVIFDKEATEDLTGLSLEEAKEMAMDALDTTIVADEILDDIVGTYYRIEGPTFGRYVLADDVSELDGPTDAEELLIKARSM; encoded by the coding sequence ATGAGCGACGTACGACAGCACGCGGACGACATACACGAGCAGTTTTCGGACCACATCGACGTAAGCGTCGACGACGTCGAAGAGCGACTCGCAACGCTCGTCGATGAATACAAAGTACCGATCGACGAGGCACGCCGGAGCGTGACCAACCACTACCTCGAGGAAGCCGGACTCGAGCGCGAAGACATCTCTCGCGGCGGCAGTGAGGCCGTCAACGTCGAGGACGTCGACGAACCCGAGGAGTGGATCGATCTCACCGCAAAAGTCATCGAACTCTGGGACCCACGAAGCGACTCGGTCGCACAGGTCGGCTTGCTCGGCGATCCGACAGGCACGATCAAGTTCACCAAGTGGGCCAAATCGGACCTCCCCGCACTCGAGGAAGGTGGCGTCTACGACCTTCGAAACGTCGTCACCGACGAGTACCAGGGCCGGTACTCGGTCAAACTCAACTCGACGACGGTGATCGAAGAACGCGACGAAGAGATCGAAGTCGGCGACGACACGAGCGAGATCGAAGGCGCGCTCGTCGACATGCAAAGTGGCAGCGGTCTCATCAAGCGCTGTCCGAAGGAGGACTGTACGCGCGTCCTCCAGAATGGACGCTGTAACGAACACGGCGAGGTCGAAGGCGAGTTCGACCTCCGCATCAAGGCCGTCGTCGACGACGGACTGGACGCCCACGAGGTCATCTTCGACAAGGAAGCCACCGAGGACCTGACGGGACTCTCCCTCGAGGAGGCCAAAGAGATGGCGATGGACGCCCTCGATACGACCATCGTCGCCGACGAAATCTTGGACGATATCGTCGGGACCTACTACCGAATTGAGGGGCCGACGTTCGGCCGATACGTCCTCGCGGACGACGTCTCCGAACTCGACGGGCCGACAGATGCCGAGGAACTGCTGATCAAAGCGAGGTCGATGTAA
- a CDS encoding RPA family protein gives MSQSELTREVARRVFASEFNDSTYTFKESDDERAPNYALLPTGDRANRVFIVGTLTETEDVGDESEYWRGRVVDPTGTFFVYAGQYQPEAAAVLRDTEPPAYVAIVGKPRTYETDDGSVNVSVRPESIAVVDDATRDRWVVECAERTIDRIESFEAWEAEQEAPESGSTAPTNEYAQMARERYDSPVVNYRNDVIQALEQLEDADTEDAEAPA, from the coding sequence ATGAGCCAGTCAGAACTCACCCGCGAAGTCGCACGTCGCGTCTTCGCCTCCGAATTCAACGATTCGACGTACACCTTCAAAGAGAGCGACGACGAGCGCGCGCCCAACTACGCGCTCTTGCCGACCGGTGACCGCGCGAACCGCGTGTTCATCGTCGGCACGCTCACCGAGACCGAAGACGTCGGCGACGAAAGCGAGTACTGGCGCGGCCGCGTCGTCGACCCGACCGGCACGTTCTTCGTCTACGCTGGCCAGTATCAGCCCGAAGCGGCCGCCGTGCTTCGCGACACGGAGCCGCCGGCGTACGTCGCAATCGTCGGAAAGCCACGCACCTACGAGACCGACGACGGCAGCGTCAACGTCTCCGTCCGACCCGAATCGATCGCAGTCGTCGACGACGCGACGCGCGACCGCTGGGTCGTCGAATGCGCCGAACGGACGATCGATCGAATCGAATCGTTCGAGGCGTGGGAAGCCGAGCAAGAGGCTCCCGAGAGCGGGTCGACGGCACCCACCAACGAGTACGCCCAGATGGCACGCGAACGTTACGACTCGCCGGTCGTCAACTACCGCAACGACGTGATTCAGGCACTCGAGCAACTCGAGGACGCCGACACAGAAGACGCCGAAGCACCGGCCTAA
- a CDS encoding VOC family protein: protein MTETDDSTDDGDDRARLVGTNHVALEVGDIDAALEFYESVFAFDLRSRGETKAFIDMGDQFIALAETDGASETSDDARHFGLVVDDADRVAARVDALDIELLDVPGLEFHDPWGNRIQIVDYEEIQFTKADHVLEGMDLDDLEKTDGAIDELAEKGLSPDDG, encoded by the coding sequence ATGACGGAGACAGACGATTCCACCGACGACGGCGACGACCGCGCACGACTCGTCGGAACGAACCACGTCGCACTCGAGGTCGGCGACATCGACGCAGCCCTCGAGTTCTACGAGTCGGTGTTCGCGTTCGACCTCAGAAGCCGCGGCGAGACGAAGGCGTTCATCGACATGGGAGATCAGTTCATCGCGCTGGCCGAGACCGATGGTGCAAGCGAGACGAGCGATGACGCCCGTCACTTCGGCCTCGTCGTCGACGATGCGGACCGAGTCGCTGCTCGGGTCGACGCGCTCGATATCGAGTTGCTGGACGTACCGGGTCTCGAGTTCCACGATCCGTGGGGGAATCGGATACAGATCGTCGACTACGAGGAGATCCAGTTCACGAAAGCAGACCACGTCCTCGAGGGGATGGACCTCGACGACCTCGAGAAGACCGACGGTGCGATCGACGAGCTCGCGGAGAAAGGACTCAGTCCCGACGACGGGTGA
- a CDS encoding CopG family transcriptional regulator gives MGNKNKTISFRVNEDAFAALQDIAEERDISLSAVFRDYVDLLVEHDGQVVVVPEDELKARAATETDGEDGDRTFPPSVEVPKSFIREHERLELEADHLREQLDEYKSYVTELQDRLEEEEDEVLLLDELDDEDESYQLR, from the coding sequence ATGGGCAACAAGAACAAGACCATCTCGTTTCGGGTGAACGAGGACGCGTTCGCAGCGCTCCAGGATATCGCCGAGGAGCGCGACATCTCGTTGTCCGCGGTCTTCCGGGATTACGTCGACTTGCTCGTCGAGCACGACGGTCAGGTCGTCGTCGTCCCCGAGGACGAACTCAAGGCGAGGGCCGCGACCGAAACCGACGGCGAGGACGGCGACCGAACGTTCCCGCCGAGCGTCGAGGTTCCAAAGAGTTTCATCCGCGAACACGAGCGCCTCGAACTCGAGGCCGACCACCTCCGCGAACAACTCGACGAGTACAAATCCTACGTCACGGAGCTTCAGGACCGACTCGAGGAGGAAGAAGACGAAGTGCTCTTGCTCGACGAGTTAGACGACGAAGACGAGTCTTACCAGTTGCGCTAA
- a CDS encoding DUF5814 domain-containing protein, whose amino-acid sequence MAITDKIYVKNHRQLSSQLETNIPKGAFKGATLDMLFQGQGLEKLDDATRDRVLDFTEDFLDCGCDNNPYCGCPERKFIQYLLELRAQGLGPDAIVDVMTDDYMVYAYPGDVLSFLDNGVRTLEAAEGLARVEGADEAHDDIRREKRNLTR is encoded by the coding sequence GTGGCCATCACCGACAAAATCTACGTCAAGAACCACCGACAGCTGAGCTCTCAGCTCGAGACGAACATTCCGAAGGGGGCGTTCAAAGGAGCGACGCTGGATATGCTCTTCCAGGGCCAGGGCCTCGAGAAACTCGACGACGCGACCCGTGATCGCGTACTCGATTTCACCGAGGACTTCCTCGACTGTGGCTGTGACAACAATCCCTACTGTGGGTGCCCGGAGCGAAAGTTCATCCAGTACCTCCTCGAGTTACGCGCGCAAGGATTAGGTCCCGACGCCATCGTCGACGTGATGACCGACGACTACATGGTTTACGCCTATCCCGGCGACGTCCTCTCGTTTCTCGACAATGGCGTCCGGACGCTCGAGGCCGCGGAGGGACTCGCCCGGGTCGAAGGTGCAGACGAGGCACACGACGACATTCGACGCGAGAAACGGAATCTCACCCGCTAA